A stretch of the Planktothricoides raciborskii GIHE-MW2 genome encodes the following:
- a CDS encoding DICT sensory domain-containing protein, giving the protein MSNPNSVLTEVLKVLPQLRPQIYFKTSLTALSHAMEDQVLAGTEKPLVIACFQRERFYRQEAQRYRRIGLKSNQVYVLAAPDTNFKNASGIHETVAFDPNDGLSHEWHLVVVAQTYATCLVCREREAVANLPDIAEIDQARRFEGIWTFDRRVACEAAKVLLQRILEYRPELAEKIEQGRSLLSTTKTLVSYVNPDPFADRLVTYLQASQYKLIKTYRSLAEQEQRERSINLITTAIRRSLNPDEIFQVAAEEIGKALGVCRCLIYRCKASDRTATISHEFLSPGVESLAGQIWPLTENPLFQEVAATAEHIYIENAATDPRLAAEKTQGFIRRANIGSWLLVPVLYQNQLVGMVELHHCGQCSRDWSPHELALVEGITTQIGVALIQGEAFAHLESLNEQLEALDRTRSNLIAITGHELRTPLSTIQVCLESLASDPDMPPELRQVMLSTALDDADRMRKLVQDFLTLSRLESGRVEWHPEPMPLEECVYLSLSSITTRYPQNKRPEIILAVPPDLPLVRADGEWLVEVLTKLMDNACKFTPPNGKITVGAQQLDDQTLEVIVSDTGRGIARDRLEAVFDRFYQEEGALRRTAGGTGLGLAICRQIVTGWQGKIWATSSGLDRGSEFHFTIPLFTGKLDRPIKAAKQGTGNRKQGRE; this is encoded by the coding sequence ATGAGCAATCCCAATTCTGTTCTGACAGAGGTGCTAAAAGTCTTACCTCAGCTACGTCCACAAATTTACTTTAAAACTTCTCTAACGGCCTTGTCCCATGCGATGGAAGATCAGGTTTTGGCAGGGACAGAGAAGCCTTTGGTGATTGCTTGCTTTCAACGCGAACGCTTTTATCGTCAGGAAGCCCAGCGATATCGGCGCATTGGACTTAAAAGTAATCAAGTCTATGTCCTCGCAGCACCAGATACTAATTTTAAAAATGCTTCGGGTATTCACGAAACAGTTGCTTTTGACCCCAACGATGGTCTATCTCACGAGTGGCATTTAGTGGTGGTGGCACAAACTTATGCTACTTGCTTGGTCTGTCGGGAACGGGAGGCGGTGGCAAATCTGCCGGACATTGCCGAAATAGATCAAGCCCGTCGGTTTGAGGGGATTTGGACTTTCGATCGCCGGGTGGCTTGTGAAGCCGCAAAAGTTTTGTTGCAGCGGATTTTGGAGTATCGACCGGAGTTAGCCGAAAAAATTGAGCAAGGGCGATCGCTCTTATCAACGACAAAAACTCTAGTCTCTTATGTGAATCCTGACCCATTTGCCGATCGCCTTGTCACTTATTTGCAAGCCTCTCAGTATAAATTAATCAAAACCTATCGATCGTTAGCCGAACAAGAACAGCGGGAAAGATCGATTAACCTGATTACTACCGCAATTCGGCGATCGCTTAATCCCGATGAAATCTTCCAAGTGGCTGCCGAAGAAATTGGCAAAGCCTTGGGGGTTTGCCGTTGTTTAATTTACCGCTGCAAAGCCAGCGATCGCACCGCCACCATTAGCCATGAATTTTTAAGCCCAGGAGTAGAGTCTCTCGCGGGGCAAATTTGGCCTCTGACCGAAAATCCCTTATTTCAGGAAGTTGCCGCCACCGCTGAACATATTTATATAGAAAATGCTGCCACTGACCCCAGGCTGGCCGCAGAAAAGACACAAGGCTTTATCCGTCGAGCTAATATTGGTTCTTGGCTATTGGTGCCGGTCTTATATCAAAATCAGCTAGTAGGCATGGTGGAGTTACATCACTGCGGACAATGCTCCAGAGACTGGAGTCCGCACGAATTAGCCTTAGTCGAGGGCATCACCACCCAAATTGGGGTGGCTTTGATTCAAGGGGAAGCTTTCGCCCACTTGGAAAGTTTGAACGAACAGCTAGAAGCCTTAGACCGGACTCGCAGCAACCTGATTGCCATTACCGGACACGAGCTCCGCACCCCCCTTTCCACCATTCAAGTTTGCCTGGAAAGTTTAGCCAGCGACCCGGATATGCCCCCTGAACTCAGGCAAGTCATGCTGAGTACCGCCTTGGATGATGCGGATCGAATGCGAAAATTAGTCCAAGACTTTTTAACCTTATCCCGCTTAGAAAGTGGTCGGGTAGAATGGCATCCAGAACCCATGCCCCTGGAAGAATGCGTCTATTTATCCCTCAGTAGTATCACGACCCGCTATCCCCAAAATAAACGACCAGAGATTATTTTGGCCGTACCGCCAGATTTGCCCTTAGTTCGGGCAGACGGTGAATGGTTGGTAGAAGTGCTGACGAAATTAATGGATAACGCTTGTAAGTTTACGCCCCCGAATGGCAAAATCACCGTCGGCGCCCAGCAGCTTGACGATCAAACCCTGGAAGTGATCGTCAGTGATACCGGACGCGGTATTGCCCGCGATCGCCTCGAAGCCGTATTCGATCGCTTTTATCAAGAAGAAGGCGCCCTGCGTCGTACTGCTGGGGGCACTGGTTTAGGGTTAGCCATTTGTCGGCAAATTGTCACCGGGTGGCAGGGAAAAATTTGGGCCACGTCTTCGGGACTGGATCGAGGCAGTGAGTTTCATTTCACTATTCCCCTATTTACTGGCAAGTTAGATCGGCCAATCAAAGCCGCCAAACAGGGAACAGGGAACAGGAAACAGGGGAGAGAGTGA
- a CDS encoding ATP-binding protein — protein sequence MSDIQLIVDVLRNAQKDFTYDFANNPETCRILLATVQYDAVLSAYQMSNFTGLDICKWQEELNQVIPMILIAGSIGESTVAHCIKSGFSDYINRQQIEKLPEVLQRSLVEFALRRQDKIALEHMRYSAKREAIINQIVYEMRGTLVLEEVLQTTVDLLHQALNVSRCLVFLLDPQHKPQVRYASHATPDREQVIGKHCYLLEYYHTTLSRGNPVFVSNIDQADLPPNILSKANEDGIRGFLIAPLLNQEVYWGNICLHQCDRHREWTGDDLILMSTISNQCAIAIQQAKLFEKIQQQAQQEQLLNEIIREINSQLDPNYILSQIVRQTGEYFQGNRVVIFSMKNQRVQVVHEWRSSENVSSLLGFHAPLSEWKEPLGYFASQSGYFLADLNQERVGYGSSWEQQLDRGNIVSLLRVPIYIREEFFGAISIHSTTKNRFFEPDEIHLLERIADQTAIALYNAQSYERLEQLVKKRTLELEQEKILSEAANRTKTEFLNNMSHELRTPLTGILGFSNVLIQEFFGPLNEKQKQYISSITECGEQLLNLINDLLDISKLEAKEENLHPQALLVEEICGACLSLIQERVKNEGLELRKEIAPDARFCVGDSRRIKQILFNLLSNAIKFTHAGSVTLKVWQNEDKICFSVIDTGIGIPEAEQALIFEPFHQLDQGLSRKYEGTGLGLALSQKLAQMHGGDITLESEVGRGSCFTFWLPLNHDLMQTECPIKAWENIKSGG from the coding sequence ATGTCAGATATACAGTTAATTGTTGATGTTTTAAGAAATGCCCAAAAAGATTTTACTTATGATTTTGCTAATAACCCAGAAACTTGTCGGATTCTTTTAGCGACGGTTCAGTACGACGCGGTGTTATCGGCTTATCAAATGTCAAATTTTACCGGGTTAGATATCTGTAAATGGCAAGAAGAACTGAATCAAGTGATTCCGATGATTTTGATCGCTGGTTCTATCGGAGAAAGCACTGTTGCCCATTGTATAAAATCAGGATTTTCTGATTATATCAATCGCCAGCAGATAGAAAAATTACCAGAAGTTTTGCAGCGATCTCTAGTGGAGTTTGCTTTGCGACGACAGGATAAAATTGCCCTGGAGCATATGCGTTATTCTGCTAAAAGAGAAGCGATTATTAACCAAATTGTCTATGAAATGCGCGGCACTTTAGTCCTGGAAGAAGTGCTGCAAACTACGGTGGATTTATTACATCAAGCATTGAATGTGAGCCGCTGTCTGGTATTTTTGTTGGATCCGCAACATAAACCCCAAGTCCGTTATGCCAGTCACGCTACACCAGACCGAGAGCAAGTGATTGGTAAACATTGCTATTTGCTTGAATATTACCATACAACTCTGAGCCGAGGAAATCCTGTCTTTGTTAGCAATATCGATCAAGCTGATTTACCCCCCAATATTCTCTCGAAAGCCAACGAAGACGGGATTCGAGGTTTTTTGATTGCTCCGTTGTTGAATCAAGAAGTTTATTGGGGAAATATTTGTTTACATCAATGCGATCGCCACCGCGAATGGACTGGAGACGATCTGATTTTGATGAGTACGATTTCTAACCAATGTGCGATCGCGATTCAGCAGGCGAAACTCTTTGAAAAAATTCAACAACAAGCCCAGCAAGAGCAACTTTTGAATGAAATCATTCGAGAAATTAACTCTCAGCTAGATCCCAATTATATTTTATCCCAAATTGTCAGACAAACCGGAGAATATTTTCAAGGCAATCGCGTGGTAATTTTTTCGATGAAAAATCAACGAGTGCAAGTGGTGCATGAATGGCGATCGAGCGAAAACGTTTCGTCTTTATTGGGTTTCCATGCGCCTTTATCAGAATGGAAAGAACCCCTGGGGTATTTTGCGTCACAATCTGGCTATTTTTTGGCGGATTTGAATCAAGAACGAGTGGGCTATGGGTCGAGTTGGGAGCAGCAACTTGATCGAGGAAATATTGTGTCACTCTTGCGAGTACCAATTTATATTCGGGAGGAATTTTTTGGGGCGATTTCCATCCATAGCACCACGAAAAATCGATTTTTTGAACCCGATGAAATTCATCTATTAGAACGGATTGCCGATCAAACCGCGATCGCCCTGTACAATGCCCAAAGCTACGAACGCTTAGAACAACTGGTTAAAAAACGTACCCTAGAACTGGAACAAGAGAAAATTCTTTCAGAGGCTGCCAATCGAACAAAAACTGAATTTCTCAACAATATGAGTCACGAACTCCGCACCCCACTCACGGGTATTTTGGGATTTTCTAATGTTCTCATTCAAGAGTTTTTTGGCCCTCTGAATGAAAAACAAAAACAGTATATTTCTAGCATCACGGAATGTGGAGAACAATTATTAAATTTAATTAATGATTTACTGGATATTTCTAAGCTCGAAGCCAAGGAAGAAAATTTACATCCGCAAGCACTGCTAGTGGAAGAAATTTGTGGGGCTTGTTTATCCTTAATACAAGAACGAGTCAAAAATGAAGGCTTAGAATTACGCAAAGAAATTGCGCCTGATGCTAGGTTTTGTGTGGGAGACAGTCGGAGGATTAAGCAAATTCTGTTTAATCTGTTATCTAATGCCATTAAATTTACCCATGCTGGGTCAGTCACCCTGAAAGTTTGGCAAAATGAAGATAAGATTTGTTTTTCCGTAATTGATACCGGAATTGGCATTCCTGAAGCGGAACAAGCTTTAATATTTGAGCCATTTCACCAACTAGATCAAGGACTTTCTCGGAAATATGAAGGGACGGGTCTGGGATTGGCTTTATCCCAAAAGCTGGCCCAAATGCACGGGGGCGATATCACTTTAGAATCAGAAGTGGGTCGGGGTAGTTGTTTTACGTTTTGGCTGCCTTTAAATCACGATCTGATGCAAACAGAATGCCCAATTAAAGCTTGGGAAAACATCAAATCTGGGGGGTAG
- a CDS encoding VOC family protein: MQITQCLHTAILVTDLEKSAQFYGEILGLEKVARSLKFPGIWYQIGDYQIHLMVDSQAHQGTIHNSQETKTQWGRNRHIAFAVTDIQAAKTQLEAHHYPVQMSSSGRPALFVQDPDGNVIELSQL; this comes from the coding sequence ATGCAAATCACTCAATGTCTTCATACCGCGATTTTAGTCACTGACTTAGAAAAATCAGCCCAATTTTATGGAGAAATTCTCGGACTAGAAAAAGTGGCGCGATCGCTCAAATTTCCGGGCATCTGGTATCAAATTGGCGACTATCAAATTCACCTCATGGTTGATTCCCAAGCCCACCAAGGAACCATCCATAACTCCCAAGAAACAAAAACACAGTGGGGACGCAACCGCCATATTGCCTTTGCTGTCACCGATATTCAAGCCGCGAAAACCCAACTAGAAGCCCATCACTATCCCGTCCAAATGAGTTCATCCGGTCGCCCCGCATTATTTGTCCAAGACCCCGATGGCAATGTGATTGAATTAAGTCAGCTTTAG